In the genome of Ignavibacteriales bacterium, one region contains:
- a CDS encoding pyridoxamine 5'-phosphate oxidase family protein has translation MNHLKHKPGKKIKVNRIPERGFYDSETINKIIDEALYCHISFIQDGHPFIIPTIHARMNDHLVFHGAKASRLLEQISRGEEIAVSVTILDGLVLARSVFHHSMNYRSVVIFGKGNLIKNKNEKLNALEAITNHIIPGRWNDARKPSEKELNATSVVSLKIDEASAKIRTGPPKDEEEDYDLPVWAGVIPFSKKLEPPQEDPKLKPGILLPDYIKKLIK, from the coding sequence ATCAACCACTTGAAGCATAAACCAGGTAAAAAAATAAAAGTCAACCGCATACCGGAAAGAGGATTTTACGATTCTGAAACTATCAACAAAATTATTGATGAAGCTTTGTATTGCCACATCAGTTTTATTCAGGATGGACACCCGTTTATCATTCCGACCATTCACGCAAGAATGAACGATCATCTTGTTTTTCACGGCGCGAAAGCCAGCCGGCTTCTTGAGCAAATTTCCAGAGGAGAGGAAATAGCTGTTTCAGTTACAATTTTAGATGGACTTGTTCTTGCACGATCAGTTTTTCATCATTCAATGAACTACAGGTCTGTAGTGATTTTTGGTAAAGGCAATTTGATTAAAAATAAAAATGAAAAACTTAATGCTCTGGAAGCAATTACAAATCATATCATTCCAGGCAGATGGAATGATGCAAGAAAGCCAAGCGAAAAAGAACTTAATGCAACTTCAGTTGTTTCGCTTAAGATAGATGAAGCTTCAGCAAAAATAAGAACCGGCCCGCCAAAGGATGAAGAAGAGGATTATGATTTGCCGGTTTGGGCAGGTGTTATACCTTTTTCAAAAAAACTCGAGCCGCCGCAAGAGGATCCAAAACTTAAGCCGGGAATTCTTCTTCCGGATTACATCAAGAAACTTATCAAATAA
- a CDS encoding HNH endonuclease, whose protein sequence is MKNRSKETYRDQRKKEKIELFKHFRLRLIEDLYKNKFFALFNHRCFKCGIKEKPFPETGNPPILCIDHHIPMVLGGHLIAGNLVALCRSCNNKKKDKSPEEFYTQKELDKLKPILAKQKNIFDFAFDLDYWYRDRKGYLLSLGLDPKRDHEKLCNENDCDFVGLSTSRYEITLEIDSHEK, encoded by the coding sequence ATGAAAAATAGAAGTAAGGAAACATACAGGGATCAGAGAAAGAAAGAAAAGATTGAGCTTTTCAAACATTTTAGACTTCGGCTCATTGAAGATTTATATAAAAATAAATTTTTTGCTTTGTTTAATCATCGGTGTTTCAAGTGTGGAATTAAAGAAAAGCCATTTCCAGAGACTGGAAACCCTCCAATTCTATGCATTGACCATCATATTCCTATGGTTTTGGGTGGGCATCTCATCGCAGGAAATTTAGTTGCACTCTGTCGAAGCTGTAATAATAAAAAGAAAGATAAGTCACCTGAAGAATTCTATACACAAAAAGAATTGGACAAACTAAAACCCATACTTGCGAAGCAGAAAAATATTTTTGACTTTGCTTTTGATTTGGACTATTGGTACCGAGACCGTAAAGGATATCTTCTTAGTCTTGGCTTGGATCCAAAACGAGATCATGAAAAACTTTGTAATGAAAATGATTGTGATTTTGTAGGTTTATCAACAAGTCGTTATGAGATCACCTTAGAAATAGATTCTCATGAAAAATAA